A part of Tiliqua scincoides isolate rTilSci1 chromosome 13, rTilSci1.hap2, whole genome shotgun sequence genomic DNA contains:
- the GPER1 gene encoding G-protein coupled estrogen receptor 1 — protein MTSAEFFGSINNLSSLALQSKMMYLAENHTMESYTGSTSPVLFNSTHFDPNESQSLSLAEHQQYVISLFLSCLYTIILFPIGFVGNILILVVNISFREKMTIPDLYFINLAVADLILVADSLIEVFNLDDKYYDITIICTFMSLFFQINMYSSIFFLTWMSFDRYIALGKVMRSSFLRTKEHARLSCGLIWLASISATLVPFTVVHLQHTGETYFCFADVKEIQWLEITLGFIIPFAIIGLCYSLIVRVLVRAHKHQSLRLRRQKALRMIFVVVLVFFICWLPENVFISVQLLQKTERDSSKSQSFRHNYPLTGHIVNLAAFSNSCLNPLIYSFLGETFRDKLRLYIEQKTKLSVVNRFWQATLTSVIPDSNEQSEV, from the coding sequence ATGACCTCTGCAGAGTTCTTTGGCTCAATCAACAATTTAAGCTCTTTGGCACTGCAGTCCAAGATGATGTACCTAGCGGAGAACCATACCATGGAAAGTTACACAGGGTCCACATCACCGGTGCTGTTCAACAGCACACATTTTGATCCGAACGAAAGCCAATCTCTCAGTCTCGCAGAACACCAGCAGTACGTCATTAGTCTTTTCTTATCATGCCTTTACACAATAATCCTTTTTCCTATTGGCTTTGTGGGAAACATTCTCATTTTGGTGGTCAATATCAGCTTTCGAGAAAAGATGACCATTCCAGACTTGTACTTCATCAACCTCGCTGTGGCAGACCTCATTTTAGTGGCCGACTCCCTCATTGAGGTGTTCAATCTTGACGACAAGTACTATGACATCACCATCATTTGTACATTCATGTCTTTGTTCTTCCAAATCAACATGTACAGCAGCATCTTCTTCCTCACCTGGATGAGCTTCGATAGATACATAGCGCTGGGGAAAGTCATGAGGTCCAGCTTCCTCCGCACCAAGGAACATGCCAGGTTAAGCTGCGGTCTCATATGGCTGGCATCCATCTCTGCAACCCTGGTGCCCTTCACAGTGGTGCATTTGCAACACACAGGAGAGACTTACTTTTGCTTTGCAGATGTCAAGGAAATTCAGTGGCTGGAAATAACCTTGGGCTTCATCATCCCTTTCGCCATCATTGGCCTGTGCTACTCGTTAATCGTTCGAGTCCTCGTAAGAGCTCACAAGCACCAGAGTTTGCGACTACGCCGCCAGAAAGCCCTGCGCATGATTTTTGTTGTAGTTCTCGTCTTCTTCATCTGCTGGTTGCCTGAAAACGTCTTCATAAGCGTGCAGCTTCTTCAAAAGACAGAGCGAGACTCGTCGAAAAGCCAGTCTTTTAGGCACAACTACCCCTTAACAGGACACATTGTGAACCTGGCAGCCTTCTCCAACAGCTGCCTGAATCCCCTTATCTACAGTTTCCTCGGTGAAACTTTCAGAGACAAACTGAGACTGTATATTGAACAGAAAACCAAACTGTCGGTCGTAAACCGCTTTTGGCAGGCTACCCTGACATCAGTGATTCCTGATAGCAATGAGCAATCAGAAGTTTAA